The Pseudomonas benzenivorans region TGGTGTCCTGCTCGGAGGGGGAGAATGAAAAGCTGACAAACGCTCCAGGATTTCCTGGATTTGTCTCAAATAACTTGGAGATATAGCTGGATGCCTGCATTGAAAGATCGTCATTTCTGATACTGACTATTACTGGCCCCGGCCATGCCTGGGTAATTGGTACGATAGCGCTTGATAGCCCGGTCCGATGGTCGAATATGACTATGTCATGGTCTAAGGTTTTTTCTTCCAGAAGCTTTAATAGCCTCTCTGCTGCCTTTGAGTTTGATGCTGTATCTATAGTGCTTTTTAAAGTGAAGGCGGCATAGTCCAAGTCATACAATGGAATGTCTGGTCTTGTTGGTAGTATGTCGATACGACCCTCTGGATTGCGTCCACTGTATGCTGTTAAGGGAACAGTTTCTCCTGTCCAACCATACAGGCCCATCAAGGTTCTCTCTGGGGTTGATGCCGAGACGCTGAAAATCTGGCTAATGGATGGTGCCTCAATATCGGCATCCACCACCAGTACTCTATATCCATCATTTGCCAGATTTTTAGCAAGACTTGTTAGTACGGAGGTTCTTGCCTGGCCTCCTTTATATCCATAAAAGTGGATTGACTGCGCCAATGGCTTTCTTCTTCTTGTTTTCGTTGAAGCGAAAAGCTCAAGCCAATGCATTGGCACAGAGTTCTTGTCTAATGCAAATTGGTACTCACTCAATTCGCCCTCATGGATTGCTTCAACGCAAGCAAGTGTTGCTGCCTCCAGACGGAGTATCTCTTGAGTAGTCACTCCGCATTTTTCTTGAATGTACTCTAGCTTCTCTTCCCTGCCTTTTCCTTTAAACGCATCGTCAATACAGATTATGTAGAGACTGGGGTGGTAGTAACCTATCTTGTACTTGAGGATTGGAGATATCTTATCAATAAGGTTTTTGATTGTGCTCACGACAAGTTTCTCTTTATGATGTTTGCTATATAATCGACTGCGCCTTCCAAGTCGGTTAGATCTTGATCGGAAACACTTTCCAAGCTTCCAGGATGATCGTTGACATGGCGAATGTAGCGAATGTTTGGGTAGTTCTGTGAGTCAACACTTAGAGCGCTGCCATCCCTCCCGTAGCACCAAAGGCTCCCAAGCGCAGTCTTGAGCCTTGCACTGCCTGAAGAGCTCCACGCCCTAATGTGACTAGGCTTTCGTGCACAGGCTCTATTTAGTGCGGTTAAAATATCGTGGCTAAAGTCGTGCTGTTTTATGGGGTAGAGAATTTCTTTGAGCTCTAGCTCTATCTTAATTAGCTTTTGATAAATTATGGATAGCTTGTTGTTATTTTGAAAAGCATCCTTGTTGTAGGAAAGCCTCATATGTTACTCCCTGTTTTTTGTCAGAGCCATCGTAAGCGTTCTGACAAAAAAATGGGAGTAGACGGCTAGCAAGACCTCGGAAGGGGTTAATTTTTCACATATCAGCAAAGGTCACCTGAGAGCTGGTGCGCATCTACTTAATCCTGCTTCGGGAGGCCTGCCGATCATTGCCGGCCGCGAGAAGGGGTGTCCAAAGCGCGGATTACCTTGGCGAAGAGCTGAAAGGGGAGCGGGGTTATCTGAGATTGTCCGCTCCTGGCCGAATGCGGACATTGACCTGTCACGACCTCCGACCGCACGAAGCGCGGCATCTAATTTGGCCAGCGCCAGTTTGCAGACACCTTCGAGCCGTCTTCGAGCCACGCGGGCGCAGCTAGAGCAGAACGCTGCCCCAGACTGCGACGATGGATAGCAGGGCCACCAGCTGCGCGGCGCTGCCCATGTCCTTGGCCTGTTTGGACAGCGGGTGCAGCTCCAGGGAAATACGGTCTATCGCCGCCTCGATGGCCGAGTTGATCAGTTCGACGATCAGCGCGAGCAGCAGCACCAGAATCAACAGCGCGCGCTCGCTGCCACTGACATTCAGGACCGAGGCCACGGGAATCAGCAGCGCGTTGAGCAACACCAGTTGCCGGAAGGCCGCTTCACCGCGCAAGGCCGCGCGCAAACCGGCCAGGGAATAGCCCAAGGCGCGCCCTATGCGCGCCAGCCCCTTCTGCCCTTTGAGTGCTTGAGCATCCCGGGGACATTCTGTCTGTCCGCTGACGCTCATGGCTGCAAGGTCCCCGACGGGGTGGCCAGGGCCCGAGCATAGACCTGCTGTAGATAGACCAGGTCGGCCTCGGGTATTTGGCCGCGATGGCGCCACAGCTGA contains the following coding sequences:
- a CDS encoding diacylglycerol kinase, with the translated sequence MSVSGQTECPRDAQALKGQKGLARIGRALGYSLAGLRAALRGEAAFRQLVLLNALLIPVASVLNVSGSERALLILVLLLALIVELINSAIEAAIDRISLELHPLSKQAKDMGSAAQLVALLSIVAVWGSVLL